TTTCATGACGCCGTCAAAGACGTCATGCACCAGTCCGACATGCTGGCCAACACCGCAACGACCGTGCAACAGGCACGCGCGCTGGGCGTGAAGATCATTCACCTGCCGATCCAGTTCACTGAGGGCTACCCGGAACTGACGACGCGTGACTATGGAATCTTGAAGGGCGTTGCCGATGGCGCTGCTTTTCTTTCCGGCAGCTGGGGCGCCGAGATTACCGAGGCCATCAGCCGTGAAACCGGCGATATCCTCGTGGAAGGCAAGCGGGGGCTGGATGGCTTTGCCACCACCGGCCTGGACCTGGTACTGCGCAACAACGGCATCCAGAACCTGGTGGTGGCGGGATTCCTGACCAACTGCTGCGTCGAAGGCACCGTTCGATCAGGTTATGAGAAGGGTTATAACGTGGTGACGCTGGCCGACTGCACGGCAACGTTCACCGATGAACAGCAAAAAGCGGCTGAAAACTTCACGCTGTCGATGTTTTCGAAGGTGTTGCGGCATACCGAGTTTCTCGGTGCGTTGAGCGCCAAATAAGTAAAAAAGGGGGCGGCTGATTAATCAGCCGCCCCCTTTTTTTGCTTGCCCCATCAGGGCGTCTTGTTCAAATGGTCGATAACGGAAGCGCTTTTCCCTGTTTCGACATCACGGATATCGAAACTCCAGCGGTTCGACGACACGTTGCCGTAAAGACCATAGGTGCGACCACCCGCCAGTTCAACCGTCATTGCCAGGGGCGCTGTCTGGGCCTGCGCAGAGATGAACCGGGTGACTTGAAGTCTGTGCACCCCAGCTCCCAAGCGGTATTCGTTCTGGCGACTCAGCCAATAAAGGGTCTGATCGTCATCGATCTTGAATATCGTCAGGTGCTTATCGAACTGCTGGATGGTGGCGACTTGGTCGACCGGCTTGCCTTCTGCACTGTTGTGTTCGTAATGAATGCAGCCGGTCAGGGTCAGGCTGAACAACATCATCGCGAATAAGCGCAAAACAACATCATGTCGCATCGGTGGCCCTCCAAGGCTCAAGCACGGGGCGTGATGCTAATGGCATCCAGCCCCAGCAGCAACCTTCGCTGCACCTTGGTTTGCACAGGGTTCCGGCTTTTAGCCGTTCAACGTCAACCCTGGATAAGTCCGAACGGGCAGCTTGTGCCGCTGCGGTTGTTGCCGCGCCAGTTGCACCTGAACCTGTGCCACAGCCTCCAGCACACGTTGTGCCCATTGCTCGTCTTCCGGGTCAACCACTACCACGCGAAACCCGTGGTCGAAACCTTCAAGCTGCACGCCTTCGGAATCATCGACATGCAAGTCGATATCGAAAGCCGGTGGGAATTTTGACGGGGTGCTCGTCAGCCCACGGTCGGTCAGGGCCTGGCTATGTCGCACACTGTTGACCACGCCATCGACATGGATGCCATACAGCAACA
The genomic region above belongs to Pseudomonas azotoformans and contains:
- a CDS encoding cysteine hydrolase, translating into MNPNATALVLIEFQNDFTTAGGVFHDAVKDVMHQSDMLANTATTVQQARALGVKIIHLPIQFTEGYPELTTRDYGILKGVADGAAFLSGSWGAEITEAISRETGDILVEGKRGLDGFATTGLDLVLRNNGIQNLVVAGFLTNCCVEGTVRSGYEKGYNVVTLADCTATFTDEQQKAAENFTLSMFSKVLRHTEFLGALSAK